The Brumimicrobium sp. genomic interval ATTTAACACAAGAAACTATGTTGAAAGCCATCCGATATAAAGAGCAATATATCCCACAAACCAATTTTAAAGCATGGGTATTTACTATTATGAAGAACACCTTTATCAATCAATATAGAAGACGTGTTAAATCTCGAACTATTTTTGATAATTCAACAGACTATTATTTATTAAACAATACTTCTGTTTCTACAAGTTCTCCATTACATCAACTTACGAATCAAGAGGTTATTAAAAAAATTGATCAATTGGAGAATGAATATAAAGTACCTTTTGAAATGCACTTTGCCGGATATAAATACAAAGAGATATCTGATAAATTGGATATTCCATTGGGAACAGTAAAAAGTCGAATTTTTATCGCCCGTAAGAAATTAATGGAAGCAATGCCTGAATATCAGTTCAGTGAAAATTAAAAATTAACTAAATATAGAGAACCTGTTTCAAAGGTCAATATTGACAGCGAAACAGTAGGTGTTTAAAAAATGGTGTAAGCCTGTACTGAGCTTGCTGAAGTGCAGGATTTCGCCATTTTTGAGGCACCTATATATAAATTTTGTAACTTGCACAAAAAAACTGGACGACAAATTATGATTAAAATTGGAAGAAGAACAACTTTTAATTCGGCACATAGACTCAACGTTCCAACCTGGTCGGAAGAAAAGAACCAACATGTTTTTAGGAAATGCAATTCTCCTAATTATCATGGACACAATTATGTGCTTGAAACTTGGATTAAAGGTGAAGTTGATAAAGAGACAGGGTTTTTAATAAACCTCACTGACTTAAAGAAGATTATAAAAGAAGAGGTGGAGGATAGATTTGATCATAAGAATTTAAATTTAGATGTCCCTGAGTTTCAAAACCTAAATCCAACTGCTGAAAATATTGCGAAAGTTATTTATGAAAGGTTAAAGCCTAGACTGCAAGCGTATGAGTTAATTGTTAAGTTATACGAAACAGAAAATAACATCGTAGAATATTCAGGAGAATAGCTAAAATCCCAAAACAAGTAATTACTTTCATAGGAATACCATAAAAATAGAGTGATATTCCGCATTAAGCAATATATTTGTGACAAATTTTAAATTATGAGTTTAGTTACTGTAGGAAGTGTTGCGTTTGATGCCATTGAAACCCCGTTTGGAAAGACCGATAAAATTATTGGTGGCGCAGGAACTTATATTGCTTTTTCATCTTCTTATTTTGTGAAGAAACAGAATATTGTTGCAGTTGTAGGTGAAGATTTTCCTCAAGAAATGTTGAATAAATTAAGCAATAAGGGAGTTAACCTAGAAGGCCTTCAAATTAAACAAGGGAAAAAATCTTTTTTCTGGTCTGGTCGTTATAACAACGATATGAACTCTAGAGAAACCTTAGTAACGGAATTAAATGTATTAGGAGAATTTGACCCAATTATTCCAGATTCTTATCAAGATTGTGATTATTTAATGCTCGGAAATTTGAGTCCAGAGGTTCAACTAAAAGTTATGGAACGTCTTCATAAACGCCCAAAATTAGTTGCTATGGATACTATGAATTTCTGGATGGATGTGGCAATGGATGATTTAGCTAAAGCATTAAAAAAGATTGACCTTTTAATTATAAACGATGAAGAAGCACGTCAGCTTTCTAAAGAATATTCTCTGGTAAAGGCAGCGAGAATCATTCGTGATATGGGTCCAAAGCATTTAATTATAAAGAAAGGAGAACATGGAGCCTTATTGTTTTATGGAGATAAAGTGTTTTCTGCACCAGCTTTACCATTAGTCGATGTTTTTGACCCAACAGGAGCAGGAGATACTTTTGCAGGTGGTTTTATGGGGCATTTAGCAGCAACGGATGATATTTCATTTGAAAATATGAAACGAGCTATTATTGCAGGTTCTGCAATGGCTTCTTTTTGTGTTGAAAAATTTGGAACGGAACAGTTAGAAAACCTTACGCGTGCTCAGATTGAAAATAGAATCCATGAGTTTGTACAACTAACTGACTTTAATTTAGTAAATCTTATTTAAAAGCATTGACTATGGAAAAAAGAGCTTTTATTGATGATTTGAAAAAACTAACAGAAACTGAAGATATTTTAGCAGTTGGAAGGGATGTAGATGAACTTCGTCAACAATTTGAAGATTATCTGTTAGAAGCAAATCGTCTAATGCAGGTGGCAGAATTGGAAGCACGTGAGAAAGGGGAAGAATTGGAACAAGAAGATTGGATTTCTCCGTTAAAGAATGAATTTTATGAAATCTTTTCTGCATATAAAACGCAACAAAAGGAATTGAGGGATAAACAACGTGCCTTTGAAGAAGACAATCTTCGTCAGAAAAGAGCACTTATTAATCAGTTCCAAGCATTAATTGCGGATGAAGAGAATATTGGAGTAGCTTTCTCTACTCATAAAGAAATTAGCGAGAAATGGAAAACTATTGGCGATATTCCACGTGTAAAACGTCATGAAATTCAACAAGAATTTAGTCGTTTACAAGAAGAATTCTTCTACAACATGCGCATTTATAAGGATATTAAAGAATATGATTTCCAGAAGAATTTTGAAGCAAAGCAAAATATCATATCTAAATTACAGTCTCTTGTAAATCAGAATGAAATAAAAAATCTAGAAGTTGGAATCAAAGAACTTCAAAATGATTGGGAAGATATTGGTCCTACCAAACAAGAATTGTGGGATAAGATTAAGGATGAATATTGGGCGACTGTCAACCAAGTTTATGATAAAATTCGTTCTTTCTATGAGGAACGTAAGAAAAAGAGCGAAGAAAGTATCCAACAAAAGAAGGAACTTATTCAAAAGATGGAAGAGATTCTTGCTTCTGAGCGCGACTCTGTTAAAACATGGACAAAGCATACACAGCAGGTATTGGATTTACAGGATAAGTGGAAACATACAGGTATTGGCCAGCGCAAGGAGAGCGAACAAGTATGGAAAGATTTTCGAGGATTGTGTGATCAATTTTTTGAATTGAAAGGAAACTTTTTTTCTGTTGCTAATCAAGAGTTTGATAAAGTAGCTAAATATAAGGAAGGATTAATACAAAAAGCGCTAAAACTAAAGGATAGTACCGAATGGAATGAAACTTCAAAAGCTTTTATACAATTACAACAGGATTGGAAACGAGCAGGTAATGCTGGAAAGAAATTTGAACAAAAATTATGGAAAGAATTCCGTTCGGCGTGTGATTATTTCTTTAATGCCAAAGAGAGCTACCAAGCAGAACAAGAAAAAAGTTTTGAAGGTAACTTAAAAGAAAAACAAACATTAATTGAGGAAATTAAAGGATATACATTGCCTACTGATAAAAAGGAGGCACTCCAAATCTTAAAAAGTTTTTCCGAACGTTTTGCCTCTATAGGATATGTGCCAAATCAGCAAAAGAATCAAATTTTTGACGCGTATAAAAAGGCTATCAACGCGCATTATGAGGCATTGGATCTGAAAGGTGTAGAAAAGGAGAAAGTCATGTTCCAAGCACGTTTAAATACGCTCCAAGGAAGTAGTGATGCTGCTGAGATGCTAGCAAAAGAAAAATTTGCTATTCGCAACGAAATAAACAAAGTAAAACAACAAATCATTCAATACGAGAATAATCTTGGGTTTTTTGCAAATTCAAAAGGAACAAATCCATTGCTGGAACAAGCTGAAAAAAGTTTAAAAGCAGAACAGTTAAAATTGGAGGCGTTAAAAGAGAAACTAAAAATGATTCCAAATGAATAAGATTTACAATGCGTGGATTTTAATCATTTCTTTACTAACTCTTCCCTTTGCTTTCTTTACGGGAGTGAATGAGGTGTATGGAGCTTGGGACATTTCTTTGAAAGATTATGCACATCGCGATTTCATTTTTGCGCTATCTGCTGGTTTAATCCTTCTAATTGGTGTACATCGTTCCGTTCGTAAATGGGCAGGAATACGTATAGTTAACCAGAAGAATAAATTTGTATTTAATGCAGAAATTAGTACGGCTAGAAGAAAGAGGGTTATCTTATTCAATACAATCGAGATAGTATTTTTCTTTTTGCTTAGCATAGTCTTTGTTTTATTTTCTGTCTATGCTAGCATTATTTCTTTGGTTTTCTTTCTGTTTATTATAGATAATTTTTTGAATACCTTGTTAGGTATTTATGGTAAAAAATATCGAATAGGAATTACCAATAAGGCAATTGTTGCTGTCGATAGAGAAGTGATTGCTATTTATTTTAAAGGATTAAAACGAATTTCTTTTTGTGAAGAAAGCTTGGTGTTTGAGTATGTAAATGAACTTGTATTAGAACTTCCTTTTGAAAATGTTTCGCTTGAAGATAAAGAACAGTTTATAACTGTACTAAAAGAAAAAGTGGACTTAACAAAGGTGTATGTGGCCGGCCTATAATATTTTCACAAATTTTGGCAGGTGATTCAATTAGAATACTATAATGTTGAGTGAATTATTCTCATATTTGTAAACTTAATTAATAAACTATGGATTTTTGGATTAAAGCAGCACAACTGATTCTGTCACTAGCAATTCTTATTGTTTTACATGAATTTGGACATTTTATAGCAGCTCGTGCATTTAAGATACGTGTGGAAAAATTCTATTTATTCTTTGACCCTTGGTTTTCTATTTTTAAAAAGAAAATTGGTGATACAGAATGGGGTATTGGTTGGCTGCCTTTAGGTGGGTATGTGAAAATTGCCGGGATGATTGATGAATCCATGGATAAAGAACAAATGAAACAACCGCCAAAGGAAGATGAATTTCGTTCTAAACCAGCTTGGCAACGTTTGATTGTTATGATAGGTGGGGTTACCGTTAACGTTATCCTAGGCTTCCTGATTTATATTGTTGTAGTGGCTGCTTGGGGTGATAATGTGGTAAGCAATCAAACGCTAAAATATGGCATAGCTGTAGATGAGAATTTTAAAAAATTAAATACGGGCATTGAAGATGGTGATTTAATTACAAAAGTAGATGGACAGGAGGTTGAAAATTTTAATTTAATCAATCTACAAATCTTCCTTCGTGGCGCTCGTACTTTAGAAGTTGAAAAACCTTCTGGAGAAAAGCAAACTATCCAATTAGAAAAAGGCATTAATAAATGGATGTGGGAACACGACGCTATTATGGCATTCAATCCTCGTTTTCCTATTGTTGTTGATTCTGTAATGGAAAATAGAGATGTATTTAAGAAGGGATTGCGTAAGGGAGATAGTATTGTGTCATTAAATGGTATTGAAACGCCTTTCTTTAACAACCTAAAAGCCCAACTTAATAAACTAAAAGAAGATACTGCAAATGTAACTATCGGATTTTACCGCAATGGAGAATATCAAGAGCTAGAAACTTATGCTGATGTAAATAAAACGATCGGTTTTCAACCTGCTAATCCAGAGTGGCTGGTTCCTACTCATCGTGACTTCTCTTTTGGAGAAGCTATTCCTTTGGGATTTGAAAAGGCTATTTGGACTATGCGTGATTATGCAGCACAACTCCCTCTAATATTTACATCTAAAGGGGCAAAAAATGTTGGTGGATTTGGAGCTATTGGAAATTTATTCCCTTCTACCTGGGATTGGCATGTTTTTTGGGCAAATACAGCGTTTATTTCATTAGTATTAGCGATTATGAATATTTTACCAATCCCTGCGCTTGATGGTGGACATATTGTCTTCTTGTTGTATGAAATGATAACAGGAAAGGAAGCTCCTCAGAAAGTACTAGAATATGCACAATTAGTTGGTTTTGTTTTATTACTCGCTCTTTTTGTGTATGCCAATGGAAATGATCTCTATCGTTTCTTGTTTAAGTAGCGCCTTTTGAATGTAACACATGCTGTTTATCCTAAGATAATTGCGATTTATCCTATTATTGAGAGTAACAGTAAACTGAAATTGTAAATTTGATTAAATAAAAAATAAAAAATGAGAAAGATTACATTAATTACCGCTTTAATATTGTCTGTTAATTTTGTATTTGGACAAAATTTTACAGTTAAATATGACTTAAAAATGAAGTCAAGCAACCCACAAGTACAAGCTCAATTAGGAATGATGGAAGGTTCCAAATTAGCTATATATACCAAAGGAACTCAATCCAGAACGGAATCTAACATGGGTGCTTTTATTACAACAATCAATGTCATTGATGCAAAAAAGAAAAAGGGAATTCTACTTATGGATGGCATGATGGGTAAGATTGCTTCACCGTATGATTTGAATCAAGCTGATGATGAAAATGACATTAACAAGGCTGAAATCCAATTTGTAGATGAGACAAAAGAAATCTTGGGATATAAGTGTAAGAAAGCTATTATGAGTATGGGGGAAGAAGCAGAATTTACATACTGGTACACAGAAGATATTAAAATAAGTCCAGAAGCTATGGGAAAATATGTTAGCAATAAAATACCTGGACTTCCATTGGAATATACCATAGAACAAGAACAAGTAACGTTAAATTTTGTGGCAACTTCTGTTGAAAATTCATTGAAAGAAACAAAAGGAATGTTTGATGTAAGTGTTCCAAAAGGATATACTGTTAAAACTATGGAGGAAATTTCTAAAATGGGAGGCGGCCTCTAAAATGAATATTGAATTATGAAATCACTATTATTATCTCTGAGTGTTCTATTATCTATTGGGTTGAACGCTCAAATTACCAAAGGACAGATTAGTTACGATGTAGATTACTCCTCTGATAGCCCTGAAGCTGCTCAATACATGGAGCGTTTACAAAACAGCTCTTTAGATATTTATTTTACAGACGGAATTTTAGCTAGTAATTCTGTGATGGGAGAGTTTATGACTTTGAAAAGTGTAAGCGTCCAAAGTCTGGATTCAACCTTTATATTTATGGATGGAATGATGGGGAAAATAGCCATGCGTTTATCTAATAAAGAGAATCAGGATGATAGAAACAGCCAAAGTTTAGTGGCAGATGATGCTAAAGTTGAGTTAATAGATGAAACTAAGAAGATTGCTGGATACGATTGTAAGAAAGCTATAATTACTCAAAAGGATGGAGAAACTTCTGAAGTTTGGTACACAACTGCTATCTTACCTTCTTATAGAGGGGGCACTTACTTTTCAGATAAAATTCCGGGAGCAACTATGGCAATTACTGCTAAAATGAATGGAATGGATGTGAAAATTTCTGCCTATAGCGTAAAAACTAAATTTAAGAAAGAAGAAGAAATATTTAGTACGGCTACTCCAAAGGGGTATAAAGTAATGACTCCTGAAGATATGAAGAAGATGCGAGGAGGCAGATAGTTTATTGAAATATTCTAAAAGCACGGGATTCCCGTGCTTTTTTTATGCTTTCTAGTCTGCCAGACGTATTGATGTTTCAAAGCGCATCTTAACATTTCCTTTTCCTTTGATTGTTGAATTTTCTGTGTCTGAAAATTCTCCTTTTACTGAAAATTCAATTATACCTCCTTGCGGATTAAAATCTATAATTTGTACATTTCCTTTGGTGAGTGTGTATGTTTTCTCCCCTAGTCTAACAATCATCTTTACACCCTTTTTTGCATTCTGCTCGGGATCTGCTGCATAATCTCCTTTATAGTGAGTAAGAATTGTTGTATTGTTTTTGAAATAGACTTGAATTTCTTCACCTTCAGTCCCTTTAATTAGAGTATTGATAGTGCTGGAGTTAAAACTTAAAGCATTTAATTTCCCTTCAAATAGCGTAATGTCGATGATTTCTTGGTCAAGAGTTAGCTTTACTTCTCCTAAATGCAGAAACTCGGAACTGTTTCCTTTCTTTTTTATCTTCTTCTCTGCGTCATCTTTCACGCGAATATATTCACCATTCCATTTTCCTTTGGGAAGACTATCATACGTAAGAACATCAGTAGATTGTTTGTTTTTGTTTGTTTCGTTCTTACAAGATGGAAAAAATAGTGTTATGGATGCAATAATCACCCATACTATTTGCCAGTCTCGCCTCCTTTTGAAAAATGTTTGTTCTTGTTCCATTTTTTCTTTCCGTAAAATTTTTTGTTTTTTGTTTTCTCTTTTACCTCCCAGATGGGTGCCTCTCCTAATTCTACAGGCAAGGGGGTAACCGGAATCTCCATTTCAATTAATTTTTGAATACGCGCTAGACGCGCCATGTCCTTCGGATTAATTAATGAAATAGCTTCTCCTTTTGTATTAGCTCTTGCTGTTCTACCCACTCGATGCACATACTCTTCTGCATCCCCAGGCACATCATAATTAATCACCAAATCAATATCCTGAATATCAATTCCTCTACTCATCACATCTGTAGCTACTAGCACAGGAACCCTTCCTGAACGGAATCCCCGCAATACTTCTTCTCTTTCTTCTTGCTCTAGATTAGACGAAATTCCCTTCGTAGAGGGTTGGATGGTACGCATAAATCGAGTGATTTCAACAACTTTATCTTTGGTTGAAGTAAAAATAATAATCTTCTGGTAATGTTTGCGTTCGTTTAGAATATGTTCTAGTGTTTTATTCTTTTGTTCATCAAAACATAAATAAACAGATTGTTTTACCCCTTCGGCCGGTTTTGAAAGAGATAAATTAATCTCGATAGGATCTGTCAATAAATTTTTAGCTAATTTTCTTATTTCAGGAGCCATCGTGGCGCTAAATAGAAGCGTTTGTCTATTCTTAGGTAATTTATTAATGATTGTTGTTAAATCATCAATAAACCCCATGTCCAACATACGGTCTGCTTCATCTAAGACAAGATGTTTGAGTGATGAAAAATCCACATAACCAAGTTTTAAATGGGAGATTAATTTACCTGGAGTTGCTACAATAATATTTGTTCCTCCCACGAGCGCATCTTTTTGTATCTGCCAATCTTTTCCATCTCCCCCACCATAAATTACAGTAGAGCTTACTGATACAAAGTAAGCTAATCCTTGTATTTGTTGCTCAATCTGTATTGCTAATTCCCGTGTGGGAACTATAATTAGCGTATTGATATCATCTGTAGGATTTTGAGATAAGTAATTCAATATTGGAAGTACAAAGGCTACTGTCTTCCCAGTTCCTGTTTGTGCACAACCGATTATATCTTTTCCTGCCAAAATCTCCGGAATGGCATATTCTTGAATAGGAGTTAATTCTTTATATCCCATATAATCAATGGCATTGAGTAACTCCGATTCTAAATGTAATTGGGTAAATTCCATACTACAAAAGTAATGATATTTGTGTGAAAGTTAGAATGCATTGTATTTATTGCTTACTCGTTGAATATTTAGAATAAAATACATATTATAATCTTAAACTCCGACACTCCTTCGTCTATCGGGGTGACAATACATTGAGAGAATAAGGCGGTCGGCTTTGCCGACCGAAAGTAGCCCTATACTATTGTCACCCCGAGAACCTTGGTTGCTCGGGGTCTATTTGTAAATTATTCCTATTTTTTATATCTTCAAAAATTCAATACAATTCATATACAGTAGAAGTTATTGCTTATTTAGATTTATCTATCCAAAAAATAAAATAACTTTGACACTTGAACGTTTACGTTGAACATGAAAGGATTAATATTATTTTATTTCGTTTTATTGATTTTCTCTACTGTGACTTCCCAAGTGGAAATGGAAAAATGGAGAATGCATGTATCACCTAATGTGGCTGAGGATGTGGTATATGCCGACGGCTCTGTTTTTGCTATATTAGGGAATGCTTTATTAGAATATGATATTGAAAAAGAAGAGCAATCTTTATGGGCATATACTAATTTCTTATCGGATGTATCTCCTTCATCTATAGCGTATGATAAGAAGACAAAAACAGTTATAATTGGCTACGAGAATGGAAATCTTGACTTGCTAAAAAGTAATCGAATTTATAATATTCCTGCAATTAAATTAGCTAATACGAATGGTGTTAAACGTATAAATAAGATTACAACAAGAAATGGATTAGCATATCTATCAACTGGGGTTGGAATCGTTGTAATTGATTTGCAAAAAAAAGAAGTAAAAGACACGTACCATCCTTCGAATGAGAATTTAGATTTTCTGGATATTGCTTTTTATAATGATAGTATTTATGCGATAGATAAAAATGGAGTGTATGTAGGAAAAATTTCTTCTCCATTTTTGATGGATCCTTCTCAATGGAAAAAGAAAAATACTATTCCAAGTTACGCACCTAAGGGTAAATATACCAATATAGAAGCCTTTGGAGATGATTTATTCCTATTGTTTTATTCCGACTCTGTTTATTTCGGCGATACTCTCTATAAGATAAATTCAGGCAACTTAGAGATTTTTGAGACTAACGAGCTAATTCGCAATATCCAATCAGATGATGGTTTTTTCCTTGTTTCTCATTATGATAATCTTAAAATATATGATGGAGATTATAATCAAGTAGAAAAAATATTTCAATCAAAAGAAGGTAATCACGTTTATCCAAATGGCGCTTGTTCATCGAATAACGGATTTTATATTGCGGATAGTGACGAGGGTCTATTTTGGGTGAAAGATAATTACAATAATAAATACATTAATTTCCAAGGTCCTAGGCATAATTCAGTGTATCGTGTGAAATGGACAAAGGATAAATTGTCTATTGCTTGTGGGGGTATTGGGGGTTCAGGTCCTTTATTCAGTAAAGATGGAGGTAGTGTAATGGAAAATGAGCAATGGATTTCAACTGAAGTATTTAAACAGCCTATGTTAAATAATACCCATACATGGGATTTTATTTCAACAGCAATTAACCCTACAAATAAGGATATTGTGGCTTATGGAACAAACTCTGGAGTTCCATTAATTATTACGGATAAAGGAAAAGTGGTAGATACTTTTGGTTTTTATAACAGCCTTATTGAAGAAACGGGGAATATAGGATGGGGAAATATTGCGGATATGAGTTACGATGATAATGGAAATTTATGGGTATTAAATGGATATTCTATTAAACCTATTAAGGTTATGACGAGTAATGGTACTTGGTACGACTATAATATAGGAAGTAATGTAAATAATAGAGTGGCATTACGTTTCTTAATAGATAGGAACGGTATTAAATGGGCTAGTTTTAAAGAACTCGGATTGGTAGCTTTTGATGATAATGGTACATTAAGCAATTCGGGGGATGATCATTATAGATTATTTACTACGGGCGTTAATGATGGAGCTTTACCTTCCTTTAATGTATACGCCATAGCTTCCGATTTTGATAATAATATTTGGATAGGAACGGAAGAAGGAATGCGTGTTTTGTATAATACGGAGAATATCTTTACGGCTTCTCCTGGACAATATAATTTCCAGAAATTGCTAATTGAGTATGGAGAAAATGTTGAAATTGTTTTGGGAACCACCCATATAACCGCAATTGCCATAGATGGAGCTAATAGAAAATGGATAGGTACAGCTACTTCAGGTGTATTCCTTCTTTCTCCGGATGGGTTATCCATAGAAAGAAAATTCACTACTGAGAACAGCCCCTTACTCAGTAACTCAATTATGGATATTACCATAAACCAAACAACAGGAGAGGTGTTTTTTGTAACTGAAAAAGGACTTGTGTCTTATCGTTCAGATGCCTCCCAAGGGGATGATGAATTCTCAAATGTCAAAATTTTCCCAAACCCTGTATATCCTAATTTTGATGGGGTTATAACCATTCAAGGTGTAGCATATAATTCTGATGTAAAAATTACAGATGCTTCCGGCAAATTAGTATATCAAACACATTCTAATGGAGGAACTGCCACTTGGAATGGTAAAACGATGGATGGTAAACCTGTTTCTACAGGTGTATATCTTATCTGGTCAAGT includes:
- a CDS encoding RNA polymerase sigma factor, which gives rise to MSTIEFNNTLTAMETHLLAFAMNYTRNKEDAQDLTQETMLKAIRYKEQYIPQTNFKAWVFTIMKNTFINQYRRRVKSRTIFDNSTDYYLLNNTSVSTSSPLHQLTNQEVIKKIDQLENEYKVPFEMHFAGYKYKEISDKLDIPLGTVKSRIFIARKKLMEAMPEYQFSEN
- a CDS encoding 6-carboxytetrahydropterin synthase, which encodes MMIKIGRRTTFNSAHRLNVPTWSEEKNQHVFRKCNSPNYHGHNYVLETWIKGEVDKETGFLINLTDLKKIIKEEVEDRFDHKNLNLDVPEFQNLNPTAENIAKVIYERLKPRLQAYELIVKLYETENNIVEYSGE
- a CDS encoding PfkB family carbohydrate kinase produces the protein MMSLVTVGSVAFDAIETPFGKTDKIIGGAGTYIAFSSSYFVKKQNIVAVVGEDFPQEMLNKLSNKGVNLEGLQIKQGKKSFFWSGRYNNDMNSRETLVTELNVLGEFDPIIPDSYQDCDYLMLGNLSPEVQLKVMERLHKRPKLVAMDTMNFWMDVAMDDLAKALKKIDLLIINDEEARQLSKEYSLVKAARIIRDMGPKHLIIKKGEHGALLFYGDKVFSAPALPLVDVFDPTGAGDTFAGGFMGHLAATDDISFENMKRAIIAGSAMASFCVEKFGTEQLENLTRAQIENRIHEFVQLTDFNLVNLI
- a CDS encoding DUF349 domain-containing protein; the encoded protein is MEKRAFIDDLKKLTETEDILAVGRDVDELRQQFEDYLLEANRLMQVAELEAREKGEELEQEDWISPLKNEFYEIFSAYKTQQKELRDKQRAFEEDNLRQKRALINQFQALIADEENIGVAFSTHKEISEKWKTIGDIPRVKRHEIQQEFSRLQEEFFYNMRIYKDIKEYDFQKNFEAKQNIISKLQSLVNQNEIKNLEVGIKELQNDWEDIGPTKQELWDKIKDEYWATVNQVYDKIRSFYEERKKKSEESIQQKKELIQKMEEILASERDSVKTWTKHTQQVLDLQDKWKHTGIGQRKESEQVWKDFRGLCDQFFELKGNFFSVANQEFDKVAKYKEGLIQKALKLKDSTEWNETSKAFIQLQQDWKRAGNAGKKFEQKLWKEFRSACDYFFNAKESYQAEQEKSFEGNLKEKQTLIEEIKGYTLPTDKKEALQILKSFSERFASIGYVPNQQKNQIFDAYKKAINAHYEALDLKGVEKEKVMFQARLNTLQGSSDAAEMLAKEKFAIRNEINKVKQQIIQYENNLGFFANSKGTNPLLEQAEKSLKAEQLKLEALKEKLKMIPNE
- the rseP gene encoding RIP metalloprotease RseP, with the protein product MDFWIKAAQLILSLAILIVLHEFGHFIAARAFKIRVEKFYLFFDPWFSIFKKKIGDTEWGIGWLPLGGYVKIAGMIDESMDKEQMKQPPKEDEFRSKPAWQRLIVMIGGVTVNVILGFLIYIVVVAAWGDNVVSNQTLKYGIAVDENFKKLNTGIEDGDLITKVDGQEVENFNLINLQIFLRGARTLEVEKPSGEKQTIQLEKGINKWMWEHDAIMAFNPRFPIVVDSVMENRDVFKKGLRKGDSIVSLNGIETPFFNNLKAQLNKLKEDTANVTIGFYRNGEYQELETYADVNKTIGFQPANPEWLVPTHRDFSFGEAIPLGFEKAIWTMRDYAAQLPLIFTSKGAKNVGGFGAIGNLFPSTWDWHVFWANTAFISLVLAIMNILPIPALDGGHIVFLLYEMITGKEAPQKVLEYAQLVGFVLLLALFVYANGNDLYRFLFK
- a CDS encoding GLPGLI family protein — its product is MKSLLLSLSVLLSIGLNAQITKGQISYDVDYSSDSPEAAQYMERLQNSSLDIYFTDGILASNSVMGEFMTLKSVSVQSLDSTFIFMDGMMGKIAMRLSNKENQDDRNSQSLVADDAKVELIDETKKIAGYDCKKAIITQKDGETSEVWYTTAILPSYRGGTYFSDKIPGATMAITAKMNGMDVKISAYSVKTKFKKEEEIFSTATPKGYKVMTPEDMKKMRGGR
- a CDS encoding DEAD/DEAH box helicase; its protein translation is MEFTQLHLESELLNAIDYMGYKELTPIQEYAIPEILAGKDIIGCAQTGTGKTVAFVLPILNYLSQNPTDDINTLIIVPTRELAIQIEQQIQGLAYFVSVSSTVIYGGGDGKDWQIQKDALVGGTNIIVATPGKLISHLKLGYVDFSSLKHLVLDEADRMLDMGFIDDLTTIINKLPKNRQTLLFSATMAPEIRKLAKNLLTDPIEINLSLSKPAEGVKQSVYLCFDEQKNKTLEHILNERKHYQKIIIFTSTKDKVVEITRFMRTIQPSTKGISSNLEQEEREEVLRGFRSGRVPVLVATDVMSRGIDIQDIDLVINYDVPGDAEEYVHRVGRTARANTKGEAISLINPKDMARLARIQKLIEMEIPVTPLPVELGEAPIWEVKEKTKNKKFYGKKKWNKNKHFSKGGETGK
- a CDS encoding T9SS type A sorting domain-containing protein: MKGLILFYFVLLIFSTVTSQVEMEKWRMHVSPNVAEDVVYADGSVFAILGNALLEYDIEKEEQSLWAYTNFLSDVSPSSIAYDKKTKTVIIGYENGNLDLLKSNRIYNIPAIKLANTNGVKRINKITTRNGLAYLSTGVGIVVIDLQKKEVKDTYHPSNENLDFLDIAFYNDSIYAIDKNGVYVGKISSPFLMDPSQWKKKNTIPSYAPKGKYTNIEAFGDDLFLLFYSDSVYFGDTLYKINSGNLEIFETNELIRNIQSDDGFFLVSHYDNLKIYDGDYNQVEKIFQSKEGNHVYPNGACSSNNGFYIADSDEGLFWVKDNYNNKYINFQGPRHNSVYRVKWTKDKLSIACGGIGGSGPLFSKDGGSVMENEQWISTEVFKQPMLNNTHTWDFISTAINPTNKDIVAYGTNSGVPLIITDKGKVVDTFGFYNSLIEETGNIGWGNIADMSYDDNGNLWVLNGYSIKPIKVMTSNGTWYDYNIGSNVNNRVALRFLIDRNGIKWASFKELGLVAFDDNGTLSNSGDDHYRLFTTGVNDGALPSFNVYAIASDFDNNIWIGTEEGMRVLYNTENIFTASPGQYNFQKLLIEYGENVEIVLGTTHITAIAIDGANRKWIGTATSGVFLLSPDGLSIERKFTTENSPLLSNSIMDITINQTTGEVFFVTEKGLVSYRSDASQGDDEFSNVKIFPNPVYPNFDGVITIQGVAYNSDVKITDASGKLVYQTHSNGGTATWNGKTMDGKPVSTGVYLIWSSIDSDEYKGRHVGKILIIN